A single genomic interval of Juglans regia cultivar Chandler chromosome 1, Walnut 2.0, whole genome shotgun sequence harbors:
- the LOC118348584 gene encoding uncharacterized protein LOC118348584 → MAAGEGGTGRPSFADLVSAVPQPIPEMVLAPRIPKVLDGEVYFQFTKEEIARSAEPFRYSVVLKFLKNRPSLDTVRAFIHNRWGLTATPVVSAMRRPRNVFVRMSNDVDFTKALSREVCEINGIFYRVFRWSPEFNEDAEPSRVPVWISLPGLPPNFYQESFLKMLMAPIGTFIRRDNPTRCATRTDGARLCVEVDAAKPPLSHFWIGVPGVSSSRKQEIVYETLPAFCSSCKMQGHDVRTCNPGKAGKKGGRKESTKGLLDDQEVAPNEDKVETPLLVLEDKETEDVVVEKETEAVGIGQVQLDAEKEVLPMQVADQLVQVDSEDKEKLEQIGEENHTVITNGVQLKSYVGTEDATDLMLHVGVADGAGMVTDADYVMSNMDVNQSFRADNNGMTMEQMQPVGEADSAEDVNEEVDEETMLEENCSSEPEPEQHPERGGNI, encoded by the exons atggcagctggAGAGGGTGGCACCGGTCGGCCTTCCTTTGCCGATCTGGTGAGTGCAGTCCCTCAACCTATTCCGGAGATGGTTCTTGCACCCAGGATTCCAAAGGTGCTGGATGGTgaggtttattttcagtttaccAAAGAAGAAATAGCAAGATCAGCGGAACCTTTCCGATATTCTGTTgttctcaagttcttgaagaATCGTCCGTCATTGGATACGGTGAGGGCTTTCATTCACAATCGATGGGGACTTACAGCCACTCCAGTAGTTTCTGCTATGAGGAGACCGCGAAATGTGTTTGTTCGTATGTCTAATGATGTGGATTTTACCAAAGCATTATCACGGgaggtttgtgaaataaatggGATATTCTACCGTGTCTTTAGATGGTCTCCTGAGTTCAATGAGGATGCCGAACCCTCAAGGGTTCCGGTGTGGATTTCTTTGCCGGGGcttcctccaaacttttatcaagaatccTTCTTGAAGATGTTGATGGCACCGATTGGAACGTTCATTAGACGTGATAATCCGACGAGGTGCGCTACTAGAACGGATGGAGCACGGCTttgtgtggaagtggatgctgcAAAACCTCCTTTGTCGcatttctggattggagtgCCTGGAGTTTCCTctagccgaaagcaagaaataGTGTATGAAACACTTCCGGCTTTTTGTTCGTCATGCAAGATGCAGGGTCATGATGTTCGAACTTGTAATCCCGGAAAAGCTGGTAAGAAaggggggagaaaagagagtaCGAAAGGTTTGTTGGATGATCAAGAGGTAGCTCCGAATGAAGATAAGGTTGAAACTCCTTTGCTGGTTCTTGAAGAtaaagaaacagaggatgtgGTGGTGGAAAAGGAGACGGAAGCAGTAGGTATAGGTCAGGTGCAAttggatgccgagaaggaaGTGTTGCCAATGCAGGTGGCAGACCAATTGGTGCAGGTGGATTCTGAGGATAAGGAAAAACTGGAGCAGATTGGAGAAGAAAATCATACGGTGATCACTAACGGGGTGCAGTTGAAGTCTTATGTTGGAACAGAGGATGCAACAGATCTAATGCTACACGTTGGGGTCGCAGATGGTGCAGGGATGGTCACGGATGCTGATTATGTGATGTCTAATATGGATGTAAATCAGAGTTTCCGTGCGGATAATAATGGAATGACAATGGAGCAGATGCAACCAGTGGGGGAGGCGGATAGTGCTGAGGACgttaatgaagaagttgatgaagaaacCATGTTGGAAGAGAATTGTTCTTCTGAACCAGAACCGGAACAGCATCCAGAg AGGGGTGGGAACATCTAG